One Nicotiana sylvestris chromosome 12, ASM39365v2, whole genome shotgun sequence genomic window carries:
- the LOC104239333 gene encoding aquaporin PIP2-1-like, protein MAKDIEYGTDQYAPNKDYQDPPPAPLIDAEELGKWSFYRAIVAEFIATLLFLYITVLTVIGYKSQSDTKHNGDECGGVGILGIAWAFGGMIFVLVYCTAGISGGHINPAVTFGLFLARKISLARAVMYMIAQCLGAICGCGLVKAFQKSYYVNYGGGANELATGYSTGTGLAAEIIGTFVLVYTVFSATDPKRNARDSHVPVLAPLPIGFAVFMVHLATIPITGTGINPARSFGAAVIYGKEKAWDDQWIFWVGPFIGAAIAALYHQYILRAGAVKALGSFRSNA, encoded by the exons ATGGCCAAAGACATTGAGTATGGCACTGATCAATATGCCCCTAATAAGGACTACCAAGATCCACCTCCAGCACCACTAATTGATGCAGAGGAACTTGGAAAATGGTCATTTTATAGAGCCATTGTTGCTGAATTTATTGCAACTCTGTTATTTCTCTATATCACTGTCCTCACTGTGATTGGCTACAAGAGCCAAAGTGATACTAAACATAATGGTGATGAATGTGGTGGTGTTGGCATTCTTGGCATTGCTTGGGCTTTTGGTGGCATGATTTTCGTTCTTGTTTACTGCACTGCTGGTATTTCTG GAGGACATATTAACCCAGCAGTGACATTTGGGCTCTTCTTGGCTAGAAAAATCTCATTGGCCAGAGCCGTTATGTATATGATAGCACAGTGTTTAGGAGCCATTTGTGGTTGTGGTTTGGTGAAGGCATTTCAGAAGTCTTACTATGTTAATTATGGTGGTGGTGCCAATGAGCTTGCAACAGGCTACAGCACTGGCACTGGATTAGCTGCTGAAATCATTGGAACTTTTGTCCTTGTTTATACTGTCTTTTCGGCCACTGACCCCAAGAGAAATGCCAGAGACTCTCATGTTCCT GTATTGGCACCACTTCCAATTGGATTTGCTGTATTCATGGTTCACTTGGCTACAATCCCAATCACTGGAACTGGTATTAATCCAGCTAGAAGTTTTGGAGCTGCAGTCATATATGGCAAAGAAAAAGCCTGGGATGACCAA TGGATTTTCTGGGTTGGACCTTTTATTGGTGCTGCAATTGCTGCATTGTATCACCAATACATTCTGAGAGCTGGAGCAGTCAAAGCACTTGGCTCATTCAGGAGCAATGCCTAA